Proteins co-encoded in one Holophagales bacterium genomic window:
- a CDS encoding D-alanine--D-alanine ligase, translating into MSLRTRVGIVFGGPSREHGVSFLSARCLLQNLPSDRYEALPVFVGKDGLWHGVAASREEMLRYFARPAREALLDGVVPGSRPAPAAAIVASFSSAFRDGAWDVVFPIVHGTFGEDGVLQGLFEAMNVPYVGFGVAASAVGMDKVLMKAAFASAGLPQVRYVPVPAAAWAEPALRTALLPRVASLGLPLFVKPACAGSSVGITKVKRLEDLAAAVETALAVDATALVESAVDAREIECAVLEGEAGPTEASLPGEIVPAHEFYDYEDKYIDDRSYSVIPAQVPEGAREEVRRMACAAFDAVGGAGFARVDFFLERSTGRVFLNEINSLPGFTPISMFPKMWEAAGLPLGPLLDRLVKSAFRRPPRGR; encoded by the coding sequence GTGAGCCTCAGAACCCGGGTCGGGATCGTCTTCGGCGGCCCCTCGCGCGAGCACGGGGTCTCCTTCCTTTCCGCCCGCTGCCTCCTCCAGAACCTTCCTTCCGACCGGTACGAGGCGCTCCCCGTCTTCGTCGGCAAGGACGGCCTCTGGCATGGCGTGGCCGCATCGCGCGAGGAGATGCTCCGGTACTTCGCCCGGCCGGCGCGCGAGGCGCTCCTCGACGGCGTCGTCCCGGGCTCGAGGCCGGCTCCCGCGGCGGCGATCGTCGCGTCGTTCTCCTCGGCCTTTCGCGACGGGGCGTGGGACGTCGTCTTCCCGATCGTCCACGGGACGTTCGGCGAGGACGGCGTCCTCCAGGGCCTCTTCGAGGCGATGAACGTCCCGTACGTGGGATTTGGTGTCGCGGCCTCGGCCGTCGGCATGGACAAGGTCCTGATGAAGGCCGCGTTCGCTTCCGCAGGGCTGCCGCAGGTGCGCTACGTCCCCGTCCCCGCTGCCGCGTGGGCGGAGCCGGCGCTGCGCACGGCCCTTCTGCCGCGCGTCGCGTCTCTCGGCCTGCCGCTCTTCGTCAAGCCGGCGTGTGCCGGGTCCTCGGTCGGCATCACCAAGGTAAAGCGGCTCGAGGACCTCGCCGCGGCCGTCGAGACCGCCCTGGCCGTCGACGCGACGGCCCTCGTCGAATCCGCCGTCGACGCCCGCGAGATCGAGTGTGCCGTCCTCGAAGGGGAGGCCGGGCCGACGGAAGCGTCTCTCCCGGGCGAAATCGTTCCGGCACACGAGTTCTACGACTACGAGGACAAGTACATCGACGACCGTTCCTATTCCGTCATCCCGGCCCAGGTCCCGGAAGGGGCGCGGGAAGAGGTGCGCCGGATGGCGTGTGCCGCGTTCGACGCCGTCGGCGGCGCTGGTTTCGCACGCGTCGACTTCTTCCTCGAGAGGTCGACCGGGCGCGTCTTTCTGAACGAGATCAACTCGCTCCCCGGCTTCACGCCGATCTCGATGTTCCCGAAGATGTGGGAGGCGGCGGGCCTGCCGCTCGGGCCGCTTCTCGATCGGCTCGTGAAGAGCGCTTTCCGGCGGCCGCCGCGGGGGCGCTGA